GCCGTCAGCCCGTCCGTGCTCAGCCCGGGCGGTGCCTGCGCGAGCGTGGTGTGGACGCCGAGGACGTGCTCCGGGAAGCTGCCGCCGAGGATCGTGGTGATCACGCCTCCCCAGTCGCCGCCGTGGGCCGCGAACCTGCTGTAGCCGAGCCGTGCCATCAGTTCCACCCAGGCGGCGGCGATCTTTCGGGTCCCCCAGCCGGTGGTGGCGGGCTTGTCGCTGTAACCGAAGCCCGGCAGCGACGGGGCCACGACGTGGAACGCCGGTGCGTCCGCGTCCTTCGGATCGGCCAGTTCGTCGATGACATGGGCGAACTCGACGACGCTGCCCGGCCAGCCGTGCGTCAGGATCAGCGGGGTGGCGTCCGCGCGGGTGGACCGGCGGTGCAGGAAGTGGATTCCCAGACCGTCGATGGTCGTGCGGAACTGGCCGATCCGGTCGAGGCGCGCTTCGAACGACCGCCAGTCGTACCCGGTGCGCCAGTAGTGCACGACGTCCACGAGGTCGGCCAGCGGAACGCCCTGTTCCCATCGGCGCGGGTCGGGCGCGGCGCGGTGGACCGTCTCCGTTTCCGGCAGCCGCGCCGCGGCCAGTCGCGCGCGCAGGTCGTCGAGGTCGGCGTCGGTCGCGTGGGCTTCGAATGCCTGCACGTCGCTGAGGCGCGAGTGGGTGGACATGAGACCTCCTGGCCATCGGGTGAACCGGCTCGGGGGTTGCTGGAACCAGCTATGACGGTTCTAACAGGCCTCGCTGCCGACGTGCAACCGGCTAAGGTGGTTCCATGCGTGCTCGGTTCCCTGAATTCCGTCTCGGCAAGGTGCTGGCGACCAGCTTCACGGCGACCCTGACGGAGCGTTGCGGCGACGCCGTGGAACGCATTCCCACGCCGGGCCGACTCGTCGACTGGCTCACGGTGAGCGGCCTCGCCGTGGAGTCCTGCACCACCGCCCAGCTCGAACGCGCCCGGGAGCTGAGGGAAGCCATTCACGCCGCCGCGACAGCGGCCGCACGCCGAGACCCTCTCCCCGCGTCCGCTGTCCAGGTCATCAACGACTGCAGCACCCAGGGCCGGGCCGCGGCTGTCCTGACGCCCGAGGGCCACCGCCGATGGCGACTTGGCTCGGCTTCGTCCGTGGAGGACGCCCTGGGCGTCATCGCCGCCGACGCGATCAGCGTCATCGCGGGCGAACGAGACGGAAGGCTGGCGTTGTGCGCCTCGCCGACCTGCCGAGCGGCCTTCTTCGACACCAGCCGGAGTCGCACCCGCAAGTGGTGCGAGATGAACACGTGCGGGAACCGCCAGAAGAAGGCCCGCTTCCACGCGCACAAGCGCGAAAACCCCGAGTGACG
This genomic stretch from Streptomyces sp. Go-475 harbors:
- a CDS encoding epoxide hydrolase, producing the protein MSTHSRLSDVQAFEAHATDADLDDLRARLAAARLPETETVHRAAPDPRRWEQGVPLADLVDVVHYWRTGYDWRSFEARLDRIGQFRTTIDGLGIHFLHRRSTRADATPLILTHGWPGSVVEFAHVIDELADPKDADAPAFHVVAPSLPGFGYSDKPATTGWGTRKIAAAWVELMARLGYSRFAAHGGDWGGVITTILGGSFPEHVLGVHTTLAQAPPGLSTDGLTAAERQWTEETHDFWHHRAAYAKQQATRPQTIGYSLVDSPVGLLAWILDKFAEWTDTEDSPFETISRDRVLDNVTLYWLTRTGASSARIYYESHLSLDPGLRVDVPSAVTVYPRDIEKYPRPWAQERFRQIVRWREPEAGGHFPSLEVPEYFVRDLREGLAAVLAAGGSRP
- a CDS encoding CGNR zinc finger domain-containing protein — encoded protein: MRARFPEFRLGKVLATSFTATLTERCGDAVERIPTPGRLVDWLTVSGLAVESCTTAQLERARELREAIHAAATAAARRDPLPASAVQVINDCSTQGRAAAVLTPEGHRRWRLGSASSVEDALGVIAADAISVIAGERDGRLALCASPTCRAAFFDTSRSRTRKWCEMNTCGNRQKKARFHAHKRENPE